A window of Cellulomonas sp. SLBN-39 genomic DNA:
CCTTGACCCCGGCGAACGTCTCGTTGCGGCCGTACGCCTCGCGCTGCTCGACGACCGTGCGGGCGAGCTCGCCCGCGGCCGACGCCTCGAGGCGGATGTTGAGGAACCCGGGACCGGCGACGTCGACAGCGGCGACGCCCGGGACGTCGGCGAGCCGGCGCGCGAGCTCCTCGGCGAAGGCGCGCGGGTTCGTGCCGGCCTTCTTGGCCAGCTGCATCGCCACGTTCGTCGCCCAGTCGCCGTGGTCGCGCTGGCGGGGTCGCTCGATGTGCACGCGGGCCGGGACGGCGGCCGGGTCGAGGGCGAACGTGCCGTCGTCGACGGCGTGCACGAGAGCGCCGCGCAGGGCGTCGGCGAGCTGGTCGGGAGTCACCGGGCGATCGTACCGAGCGCGACCGCCCCCTCCGGGCGCCGCCCACGGTCCGGTCGGGCGACGCGCCGCGCCCGACAGGCGTCCAGGTCTGGCACGGAGGGCGTCGGTACGTGTTGACTGCACCGGACGCGCACCGCGCGGCGGGCGACGACGCCGGCCACGGGCCCGCGCCCCGCCCGCCCACCCCCGCAGCACGTCCAGGAGGACCGCACCCGATGGCGAGACGTACCGGCCTGATCGACGTCGCCGTCGAGGCGCTGCGCGCGCGCATCTCGTCCGGGGAGTGGCCCGTCGGCTCGCGCATCCCGCCCGAGCCCGCGCTGGTCGAGCTGCTGGGCGTCGGCCGCAACACCGTCCGCGAGGCCGTGCAGTCGCTCGTGCACGCCGGGCTGCTGGAGCGCCGCCAGGGCTCGGGCACGTACGTGCTGTCCGCGTCCGAGATGGCCGTGTCCATGGGTCGGCAGATCGCCGACGCCCGCCAGCGCGACGTCGTCGAGGTGCGCCGGGCCCTGGAGATGGAGGCCGCCCGGCTCGCCGCGCGGCGGCGCACGTCGACCGACGTCGCCGAGCTGCTCGCGCACCGCGACGCCCGCGCCGAGGCGTACCGCCGCAACGACCTGGACGCCATGGTCAGCACCGACCTGACCCTGCACCGGGCCGTCGTGCGGACGGCCGCCAACCCTGTGCTGGCGTCGATGTACGAGAACCTGCTCGACGCGATCGGGGAGAACATCCGCTTCAACTTCGTCACGGACGTGCACGCGCACGACCAGCACGACGGGCTCGTCGACGCGATCGTCTCGGGCGACGCCCGGCGCGCGGCGGAGGAGACGAGCCTGTACCTGTCGGCGCTCCTCGACGACTGAGGACCGGCGCCGCGCCACGACGCACCGCGCGTCCGTGGGCCGAGGCGTCACCCGCCCGCGGGCTGGTAGTCTCGGGCATCGCGTCCCCCGGGACGCCCGCGCGCCCGTAGCTCAGCGGATAGAGCGTCTGCCTCCGGAGCAGAAGGTCGAAGGTTCGAATCCTTTCGGGCGCACCAGTCGAACGGCCCACGGCCCGGTCCCTCAGGGGACCGGGCCGTCGTCGTTCCCGCCGCGTCGACGGTCCACGACCGGTCGCGGACGCCGCAGCGGGCGGCGGCAGCCGGTCCGGCCGCCCGTGAGAATCGTTTCATCCAGGCCCCACACCCCCCGCCGGGTGGCTAGCGTGCCCAGCGCGCCCGACCGTCCCGGGACGCACGTCCGCTGCCGCACGTCGTCAGGAGCGCCATGCCCTCCCCCACCCCTGCCACCCACCGACCACGCCGGGCCCGCACCGCGCGCCTCGCCGCCGGTGCCGCCGCCGTCGCGCTGCTCGCCGGCGCGCTCGTCGCGTCCCCGGCCGGGCCCGCCCAGGCCGCCGGGTGCACGGCCACCTACACCGTCGCCGCGTCGTGGGGCTCCGGCTTCACGGGCAACCTCGCGTTCACGGTGGACGCCCCCGTCGACGGGTGGGAGGTGAGCTGGGACTTCGCGGCCGGTGAGTACCTGCTGCAGGGCTGGCACGCCGACACCACCACGACCGGCACCACGGTCACCGCGCGCAACCCCGCCTGGAAGCGGACGCTCGCGCGGGGCGAGACCTGGACGGTCGGGTTCAACGCGACGCACACGGGCCGCACCCCGGTGCCGAGCGCCGTGCGGGTCAACGGGGTGGCGTGC
This region includes:
- a CDS encoding FadR/GntR family transcriptional regulator, which produces MARRTGLIDVAVEALRARISSGEWPVGSRIPPEPALVELLGVGRNTVREAVQSLVHAGLLERRQGSGTYVLSASEMAVSMGRQIADARQRDVVEVRRALEMEAARLAARRRTSTDVAELLAHRDARAEAYRRNDLDAMVSTDLTLHRAVVRTAANPVLASMYENLLDAIGENIRFNFVTDVHAHDQHDGLVDAIVSGDARRAAEETSLYLSALLDD